A single region of the Gorilla gorilla gorilla isolate KB3781 chromosome 1, NHGRI_mGorGor1-v2.1_pri, whole genome shotgun sequence genome encodes:
- the CCDC163 gene encoding LOW QUALITY PROTEIN: transmembrane protein CCDC163 (The sequence of the model RefSeq protein was modified relative to this genomic sequence to represent the inferred CDS: inserted 1 base in 1 codon) — protein sequence MNTGLSWFEQLAVLLNATDGNVVRIKGLSELIGLCICFFCSSGCILLGSPPQNSTAVTPTVLWEESEIMQKELKLLQYQLRSPFMLSNLSCLCPLPSPCLFLHPALNSVFWTVTVAGNXYGSQIPRGAPFLTWSPASFSSMPRVLSKRTYSFGAPKCS from the exons ATGAATACGGGCCTCAGCTGGTTTGAGCAGCTGGCTGTGCTTCTCAACGCTACTGATGGAAATGTGGTCCGGATTAAG GGACTCTCAGAGCTCATTGGCCTGTGCATCTGTTTCTTTTGTAGCAGTGGCTGTATCCTCTTGGGGTCTCCACCGCAG AATAGCACTGCTGTCACTCCTACAGTGCTGTGGGAGGAGTCAGAGATTATGCAGAAGGAATTGAAGTTGCTGCAGTACCAGTTGA GATCTCCATTCATGTTGTCCAATCTAAGCTGCCTCTGCCCACTACCTTCACCATGTCTGTTTCTTCATCCAGCTCTTAATTCAGTCTTCTGGACAGTAACAGTAGCTGGGA TTTATGGAAGCCAG aTCCCCAGAGGAGCACCCTTTCTAACCTGGAGCCCAGCATCTTTCAGCTCCATGCCCAGAGTCTTAAGCAAGAGGACCTATTCCTTTGGGGCCCCaaaatgctcctga
- the MMACHC gene encoding cyanocobalamin reductase / alkylcobalamin dealkylase has protein sequence MEPKVAELKQKIEDTLCPFGFEVYPFQVAWYNELLPPAFHLLLPGPTLAFLVLSTPAMFDRALKPFLQSCHLRMLTDPVDQCVAYHLGRVRESLPELQTEIIADYEVHPNRRPKILAQTAAHVAGAAYYYQRQDVEADPWGNQRISGVCIHPRFGGWFAIRGVVLLPGIEVPDLPPRKPHDCVPTRADRIALLEGFNFHWRDWTYRDAVTPQERYSEEQKAYFSTPPAQRLALLGLAQPSEKPSSPSPDLPFTTPAPKKPGNPSRARSWLSPRVSPPASPGP, from the exons ATGGAGCCGAAAGTCGCAGAGCTGAAGCAGAAGATCGAGGACACGCTATGTCCTTTTGGCTTCGAGGTTTACCCCTTCCAG GTGGCATGGTACAATGAACTCTTGCCTCCAGCCTTCCACCTACTGCTGCCAGGACCTACCCTGGCCTTCCTGGTACTCAGCACGCCTGCCATGTTTGACCGGGCCCTCAAGCCCTTCTTGCAGAGCTGCCACCTCCGAATGCTGACTGACCCAGTGGACCAGTGTGTGGCCTACCATCTGGGCCGTGTTAGAGAG AGCCTCCCAGAGCTGCAGACAGAAATCATTGCTGACTACGAGGTGCACCCCAACCGACGCCCCAAGATCCTGGCCCAGACAGCAGCCCATGTGGCAGGGGCTGCTTACTACTACCAACGACAAGATGTGGAGGCTGACCCATGGGGGAACCAG CGCATATCAGGTGTGTGCATACACCCCCGATTTGGGGGCTGGTTTGCCATCCGAGGGGTAGTGCTGCTGCCAGGGATAGAGGTGCCAGATCTGCCACCCAGAAAACCTCATGACTGTGTACCTACAAGAGCTGACCGTATCGCCCTACTCGAAGGCTTCAATTTCCACTGGCGTGATTGGACTTACCGGGATGCTGTGACACCCCAGGAGCGCTACTCAGAAGAGCAGAAGGCCTACTTCTCCACTCCACCTGCCCAACGATTGGCCCTATTGGGCTTGGCTCAGCCCTCAGAGAAGCCTAGTTCTCCCTCCCCGGACCTTCCCTTTACCACACCCGCCCCCAAGAAACCTGGGAATCCCAGCAGAGCCCGGAGCTGGCTCAGCCCCAGGGTCTCACCACCTGCATCCCCTGGCCCTTGA
- the PRDX1 gene encoding peroxiredoxin-1, translating into MSSGNAKIGHPAPNFKATAVMPDGQFKDISLSDYKGKYVVFFFYPLDFTFVCPTEIIAFSDRAEEFKKLNCQVIGASVDSHFCHLAWINTPKKQGGLGPMNIPLVSDPKRTIAQDYGVLKTDEGISFRGLFIIDDKGILRQITVNDLPVGRSVDETLRLVQAFQFTDKHGEVCPAGWKPGSDTIKPDVQKSKEYFSKQK; encoded by the exons ATGTCTTCAGGAAATGCTAAAATTGGGCACCCTGCCCCCAACTTCAAAGCCACAGCTGTTATGCCAGATGGTCAGTTTAAAGATATCAGCCTGTCTGACTACAAAG GAAAATATGTTGTGTTCTTCTTTTACCCTCTTGACTTCACCTTTGTGTGCCCCACGGAGATCATTGCTTTCAGTGATAGGGCAGAAGAATTTAAGAAACTCAACTGCCAAGTGATTGGTGCTTCTGTGGATTCTCACTTCTGTCATCTAGCATG GATCAATACACCTAAGAAACAAGGAGGACTGGGACCCATGAACATTCCTTTGGTATCAGACCCGAAGCGCACCATTGCTCAGGATTATGGGGTATTAAAGACTGATGAAGGCATCTCGTTCAG GGGCCTTTTTATCATTGATGATAAGGGTATTCTTCGGCAGATCACTGTAAATGACCTCCCTGTTGGCCGCTCTGTGGATGAGACTTTGAGACTAGTTCAGGCCTTCCAGTTCACTGACAAACATGGGGAAG TGTGCCCAGCTGGCTGGAAACCTGGCAGTGATACCATCAAGCCTGATGTCCAAAAGAGCAAAGAATATTTCTCCAAGCAGAAGTGA